The proteins below are encoded in one region of Ascochyta rabiei chromosome 9, complete sequence:
- a CDS encoding Glutathione transferase: protein MAGDKITLYTNHGCPWAHRAHIAIKELGLPYEEVIIDLNKPREPWYLEVNPRGLVPTIKFNDQIITESGVVARFLADAYPSHLVPTTGTPDAALARARINFFVDTWFDKVGSYWFKILLKDSDEEKEALVKEFLGAVGKEIEPLLKDAAPFFGGSNKITLAEVLTASFILRIYSLSKHGVLPKSLVEGFEGLPNFNKWANEVIKQESVTYIWDEDKVIPATKKKIESMKAAAK, encoded by the exons ATGGCCGGCGACAAGATCACCCTCTACACGAACCATGGCTGCCCCTGGGCTCACCGCGCACACATTGCGATCAAAGAACTCGGTCTGCCATACGAAGAAGTCATCATCGACCTCAACAAGCCGCGCGAGCCATGGTACCTCGAAGTGAACCCC CGTGGCCTCGTCCCCACAATCAAATTCAACGATCAAATCATCACTGAGTCGGGCGTCGTCGCGCGCTTCCTCGCCGACGCGTACCCATCCCACCTCGTCCCCACCACGGGCACCCCCGACGCGGCGCTGGCACGCGCGCGCATCAACTTCTTCGTTGACACGTGGTTCGACAAGGTCGGGTCTTACTGGTTCAAGATCCTGCTCAAGGACTCGgacgaggagaaggaggcgcTCGTCAAGGAGTTCCTGGGTGCCGTGGGCAAGGAGATCGAGCCGCTGTTGAAGGATGCAGCGCCGTTCTTTGGGGGCAGTAACAAGATCACTCTGGCGGAAGTCTTGACTGCGTCATTTATCCTGCGCATCTACTCGCTCTCGAAGCACGGGGTGTTGCCCAAGAGTCTGGTGGAGGGGTTCGAGGGGTTGCCAAACTTCAACAAGTGGGCGAACGAGGTTATCAAGCAGGAGAGTGTGACATACATCTGGGACGAGGACAAGGTCATTCCtgcgacgaagaagaagattgAGAGCATGAAGGCGGCAGCTAAGTAA
- a CDS encoding U4/U6.U5 snRNP associated protein produces MSGKAGAYGTTGGGDTDFRKTWDREEMAKKAKEREAQDREEAKERYEAKAAGKTYRRRASTPEDLRQTEARSERIDWSKMVGKQTLTSAAAAVGKRGRGAGAYCQACDLTFKDNIQYIEHLNSKQHLVATGQSGEVRRATLEEVRDRLRYLKRKRDEDAKNEVIDIDARLALGREKMDQEAEERRRKRNEKRRAKNKGDSNAMEWKVDGDGVIA; encoded by the coding sequence ATGAGCGGCAAAGCAGGCGCATATGGCACAACCGGAGGAGGCGACACAGACTTCAGGAAAACATGGGATCGCGAAGAGATGGCCAAGAAGGCCAAGGAGAGGGAGGCGCAGGACCGCGAAGAGGCAAAGGAACGCTACGAAGCCAAAGCAGCCGGAAAGACGTACAGGCGACGCGCATCGACGCCCGAGGACCTGCGGCAAACAGAAGCACGATCAGAGCGCATAGACTGGAGCAAAATGGTCGGCAAGCAAACGCTGAcatcggcggcggcggctgtAGGCAAGCGGGGGCGTGGTGCTGGTGCATACTGCCAGGCCTGTGACCTCACGTTCAAGGACAACATTCAGTACATCGAGCACTTGAACAGCAAGCAGCATTTGGTTGCAACAGGGCAGTCGGGCGAAGTACGGAGAGCCACGCTGGAGGAGGTACGGGATCGTCTGCGCTACctgaagaggaagagagaCGAAGATGCCAAGAACGAGGTGATAGATATTGATGCACGCCTGGCGCTGGGCAGGGAGAAGATGGACCAAGAGGCTGAAGAGCGCAGGCGCAAGCGCAACGAGAAGCGAAGGGCCAAGAACAAGGGCGACAGCAATGCTATGGAATGGAAGGTTGACGGGGACGGTGTCATCGCCTGA
- a CDS encoding DNA topoisomerase (ATP-hydrolyzing): MSDSESDFDDGASTDFAPPVKAAKAAPKAKVAPKKAAAAPKPRGKPAGTTAAKPRAKAAPKKKAKDFSDDENSDVDMEDPIDDDDDESLLKDTPPKAKKAPAAKKSSGKVLADIANESFGMDGVEEAPPSAKGKKAAGGASSKYQMLSHLEHIMKRPDTYIGSVERTTDKMWVYNSANESMEFRDVTYVPGLYKIFDEILVNAADNKQNDKNMSEIRVTVDRETGEVSIKNDGKGIPVEIHHQHGIYVPEMIFGHLLTSSNYDDDQQKVTGGRNGYGAKLCNVFSREFTVETVDSKQKKKYKQTWTDNMSKMGKAKITDIKGDDYTKITWRADYNKFGMDGIDDDFEALIKRRTHDMAGTLRGIKVYLNGDRVKVTSFAKYMEMYTKAISREQGNTEDGEERKDVIITDKHDRWDIGFAVSDGAFNQVSFVNSIATTSGGTHVNFIADQIIDKLMAIVNKKNKAAVKLKPAQIKNHLFLFVNCSIVNPAFTSQTKEQLTTKASQFGSKPVLSDKFLKAIEKTEVIQNIMHFAQQKADQLMKKTDGNKRNRINNAKLTDANKAGTKDGHLCTLILTEGESASVLALAGRAVVNQDLFGVFPLRGKLLNVRDASMDQIMKNAEIQNIKKFLGLQHKKEYTMADMKSLRYGHLMIMTDQDHDGSHIKGLLINFLQCQFPSLLKLPGFLLEFITPIVKVWKGDTKNPKGLKSFFSMPEYEEWKEQHKNQKGWDHKYYKGLGTSDIKDAQVYFKDLDTHMKRFHTMRAEEEKLIELAFSKKKADARKEWLRDFVPGNHLDLTTNEITYDDFVNKELILFSMADNLRSIPSVIDGFKPGQRKVLYTCFRRNIRKDVKVVELAGSVSGSTDYAHGEASMQGTIVGLAQNFVGSNNINCLEPSGNFGSRLQGGGDAASARYIYTRLSPFARRIFHPQDDALLSYGESDGNKIEPEMYVPILPMILVNGSSGIGTGWSSEIPNFNPLDIVENIRLRMADGGSKEDMKPMIPWYKGFTGTTEELGGDKFRFTGTIRQTSDTEIEITELPVRYWTQDFKEKLEDIIKAEKTPSFIKDYIDYNTPDKVHFIIKMEDKHMTAALAKGLEETFKLYKPQSCSNVVAFDAHGRIHKYATVLDIIEEFYHVRLRFYEKRKSHQLDVMQKELTKLSNQAKFIKMIIDGKLIVSKKKKAVLVQELKKLGFTPIPKVDDAKKNGEAEDVQEDEESETEVEVSAHDYDYLLGMAIWSLTQERVEKLMKQIGDREEEVDALIKLSPKDLWNIDLEAFVEEWNLQLTEEADRAKKIQRMGRRASYKLGISASKGGKAKKKRKMGDSESDDDSDDDFGPVKKKAKPRKEGLLSYLREADSPARKASSVEPTKSASGSSAPQKQGSLLSHLVSDVKKESPTQIDGPSSPAEPELAPAPKPAPVAKGRGRPAAAKKATTVISDDEEESDVFAVVAKEEAKKPATKTNGRAPRAAAKPVSKYTMDSDSDDDDDLGDVSTMVKTIGGSTNGVPMFKSSTIARPSSSSSVPKVAKKASPSVIDIDEDETNYEALMPRPSSKTVAPRNIEDTMLTSNSEDDFNLVKPKTAASKPIKVAPKAKPVPKAKAPPAPVARKSAVLSPAAKAYAARLEKASSTSKITAAPAKKPTVIDSHKAMDDADALANDILSDESDEPTPKPKATGRAPAARPGRRAAAKPAKYVVSDDEEEEEASEASFDDDSE; this comes from the exons CGGCATGGACGGCGTCGAGGAGGCGCCACCATCTGCCAAAGGCAAGAAGGCCGCTGGCGGCGCGAGTAGCAAATACCAGATG CTTTCGCATCTGGAGCACATTATGAAGCGCCCGGACACATATATCGGCTCTGTAGAGCGGACGACGGATAAAATGTGGGTGTACAACTCAGCAAACGAGAGCATGGAGTTTCGCGACGTCACCTACGTACCGGGCCTCTACAAAATCTTCGATGAGATCCTGGTCAACGCCGCAGACAATAAGCAAAATGACAAGAATATGAGCGAGATTCGTGTCACAGTGGACCGAGAGACGGGCGAAGTCTCGATCAAGAACGACGGCAAGGGTATTCCTGTCGAGATTCACCAT CAACACGGCATTTACGTGCCAGAAATGATTTTCGGTCACCTCCTCACATCTTCGAACTACGATGACGACCAACAAAAGGTCACCGGTGGTCGCAACGGGTACGGAGCGAAGCTTTGCAACGTCTTCAGTCGCGAGTTCACAGTTGAGACGGTCGATTcaaagcagaagaagaagtacaagCAGACATGGACGGACAACATGAGCAAGATGGGCAAGGCCAAGATCACCGACATCAAGGGCGACGACTACACCAAGATCACCTGGCGAGCCGATTACAACAAATTCGGTATGGACGGCATCGACGACGACTTCGAGGCGCTCATCAAGAGGAGAACTCACGATATGGCTGGTACACTTCGTGGAATAAAGGTCTACCTCAACGGCGACCGCGTCAAGGTTACTAGCTTCGCTAAGTACATGGAGATGTACACTAAGGCTATCTCGAGGGAGCAGGGCAATACAGAGGACGGTGAAGAACGCAAGGACGTTATTATCACAGACAAGCACGACCGCTGGGACATCGGTTTTGCCGTGTCAGATGGAGCTTTTAACCAGGTATCCTTTGTCAACTCGATTGCCACGACCTCGGGTGGTACGCACGTCAACTTCATTGCCGATCAGATTATCGACAAGCTCATGGCGATTGTCAACAAGAAAAACAAAGCGGCTGTCAAGCTCAAGCCTGCGCAGATCAAGAACCACCTGTTTCTGTTCGTCAACTGTTCCATTGTCAACCCTGCTTTCACATCCCAGACCAAGGAGCAATTGACAACCAAGGCAAGCCAATTTGGTAGCAAGCCTGTGCTCAGCGACAAATTCCTAAAGGCCATCGAAAAGACTGAGGTCATCCAGAACATTATGCACTTCGCTCAGCAGAAGGCGGACCAGTTGATGAAGAAGACCGACGGCAACAAGCGCAATCGCATCAACAACGCTAAGCTCACAGATGCCAACAAGGCTGGAACCAAAGACGGTCACCTCTGCACACTCATCCTCACTGAAGGTGAGTCGGCCAGTGTGTTGGCTTTGGCTGGTCGTGCGGTGGTCAATCAGGATCTGTTTGGTGTCTTCCCGCTCCGCGGTAAGCTCTTGAACGTTCGAGATGCGTCCATGGACCAGATCATGAAGAACGCTGAGATTCAGAACATCAAGAAATTTCTCGGTCTCCAGCACAAGAAAGAGTACACAATGGCTGACATGAAGAGCTTGCGGTACGGCCATCTTATGATCATGACTGATCAAGATCATGACGGTAGTCATATTAAGGGTTTACTCATTAACTTTCTCCAATGCCAGTTCCCGAGCCTTCTCAAGCTCCCAGGCTTCCTTCTCGAGTTCATCACTCCCATCGTCAAAGTCTGGAAGGGAGACACAAAGAACCCCAAAGGCTTGAAGAGCTTTTTCTCCATGCCTGAATACGAGGAGTGGAAAGAACAGCACAAGAACCAGAAGGGATGGGACCACAAGTACTACAAGGGATTGGGTACCAGCGACATCAAGGATGCCCAAGTGTACTTCAAGGATCTTGACACACATATGAAGCGCTTCCACACTATGCGAGCTGAAGAGGAGAAGCTCATCGAGTTGGCATTCTCCAAGAAAAAGGCTGATGCACGTAAAGAGTGGCTGCGCGACTTTGTTCCTGGCAATCATTTGGACCTCACCACCAATGAGATAACCTACGATGATTTTGTCAACAAGGAACTCATCCTTTTCTCCATGGCCGATAACTTGCGATCCATTCCATCAGTCATCGATGGTTTCAAGCCTGGTCAGCGAAAGGTCCTCTACACCTGCTTCAGGCGAAACATTCGCAAAGATGTCAAGGTCGTCGAGCTGGCTGGTTCCGTCTCTGGATCTACCGACTACGCTCACGGTGAAGCATCCATGCAAGGCACTATCGTGGGTCTGGCGCAAAACTTTGTTGGTTCAAACAACATCAACTGCTTGGAGCCGAGTGGTAACTTCGGTTCCCGTCTGCAGGGTGGCGGTGATGCTGCCAGCGCCCGTTACATCTACACTCGTCTGTCACCTTTCGCACGTAGAATCTTCCACCCTCAGGATGATGCTCTACTGAGTTACGGAGAATCTGACGGTAACAAAATTGAGCCCGAGATGTATGTTCCGATTCTTCCGATGATCCTTGTCAACGGTTCAAGCGGTATTGGTACTGGCTGGAGTTCCGAAATCCCCAACTTCAACCCTCTGGACATCGTCGAGAACATCAGACTGCGCATGGCCGATGGCGGTTCGAAGGAGGACATGAAGCCAATGATTCCTTGGTACAAAGGCTTTACTGGTACAACTGAAGAGCTCGGAGGCGACAAGTTCCGCTTCACCGGTACCATTCGTCAGACTAGTGACACTGAAATCGAGATCACCGAACTGCCCGTCCGCTACTGGACACAAGATTTCAAAGAGAAGCTCGAGGACATCATCAAGGCCGAGAAGACCCCATCGTTCATCAAGGATTACATTGACTACAACACTCCTGATAAGGTCCATTTCATCATAAAGATGGAAGACAAGCACATGACCGCTGCCCTTGCGAAGGGTCTTGAGGAGACCTTCAAGCTTTACAAGCCCCAATCATGCTCCAACGTTGTCGCCTTTGACGCTCATGGCCGCATTCACAAGTATGCCACAGTCCTCGATATCATCGAAGAGTTCTACCATGTTCGTCTACGATTCTACGAGAAGCGAAAGTCCCACCAGCTAGATGTTATGCAAAAGGAGCTCACCAAGCTAAGCAACCAGGCGAAGTTTATCAAAATGATCATCGACGGCAAGCTTATTGTAtcgaaaaagaagaaagctgTCCTCGTCCAGGAGTTGAAGAAGCTTGGTTTTACTCCTATCCCCAAGGTTGACGATGCTAAGAAGAACGGAGAGGCTGAGGACGTTCAGGAAGATGAGGAGTCTGAAACAGAGGTTGAGGTCAGCGCCCATGACTACGACTACCTCCTCGGC ATGGCCATCTGGTCTTTGACACAGGAGCGTGTCGAAAAGCTAATGAAGCAGATTGGCGACAGAGAAGAGGAGGTTGATGCACTGATCAAACTCTCGCCGAAGGACCTTTGGAACATCGATCTCGAAGCTTTCGTCGAGGAGTGGAACCTTCAGCTCACCGAAGAGGCAGATCGCGCAAAGAAGATTCAGCGCATGGGCCGCCGTGCCTCTTATAAGCTCGGCATCAGTGCATCAAAGGGAGGCAAggccaagaagaagagaaagatgGGCGACAGCGAGTCAGACGACGACTCAGACGACGACTTTGGTCCagttaagaagaaggccaAACCGAGGAAGGAAGGCTTGCTCAGCTATCTCCGCGAAGCCGATTCACCAGCCAGGAAGGCATCGTCGGTGGAGCCCACAAAGTCCGCATCCGGATCCTCAGCTCCTCAGAAGCAAGGCAGTCTTCTCTCACACCTCGTCAGTGATGTCAAGAAAGAAAGTCCAACCCAGATTGACGGACCCTCAAGTCCAGCTGAGCCAGAGCTAGCTCCTGCTCCAAAGCCTGCGCCTGTCGCTAAAGGTCGAGGTCGACCTGCCGCCGCTAAGAAGGCAACTACCGTCATTTCTGACGATGAGGAAGAATCTGATGTGTTTGCTGTAGTCGCCAAAGAGGAGGCGAAGAAGCCTGCGACTAAGACCAACGGAAGAGCCCCTCGTGCTGCAGCCAAACCAGTTTCTAAGTACACCATGGATAGTGACTctgacgacgatgacgacctAGGCGACGTTAGCACCATGGTCAAAACCATCGGCGGCAGCACCAATGGGGTTCCTATGTTCAAGAGCTCCACCATAGCCCGGCCAAGTAGCTCTTCCAGCGTACCCAAGGTCGCAAAGAAAGCAAGTCCCTCAGTCATCGATATCGATGAAGATGAGACGAACTACGAGGCGCTGATGCCCCGGCCTTCATCTAAGACAGTCGCTCCTCGCAACATCGAGGATACGATGCTCACATCCAACTCAGAAGACGACTTCAACCTTGTCAAGCCTAAAACGGCGGCCAGCAAACCGATCAAGGTCGCTCCCAAAGCCAAGCCTGTGCCGAAAGCGAAAGCCCCCCCAGCTCCTGTTGCAAGGAAGTCTGCAGTGTTGAGCCCAGCAGCCAAGGCCTACGCCGCGCGCCTCGAAAAGGCCAGTAGTACATCAAAGATAACGGCTGCGCCTGCAAAAAAGCCTACGGTGATCGACTCACACAAGGCAATGGATGACGCAGATGCACTCGCTAACGACATCCTCTCTGATGAAAGTGACGAGCCAACGCCAAAGCCCAAGGCCACAGGACGTGCTCCTGCTGCTAGACCAGGACGTAGGGCGGCGGCCAAGCCGGCCAAGTATGTGGTCAGTGATGatgaagaggaggaggaggccAGCGAGGCGAGCTTCGATGATGATAGCGAGTAG